In the genome of Clostridia bacterium, the window CCGCATACATCGAGTTCTCTTTCGAAGGCAGTTGCACTATCCTCGTGGTGATTCGCCTGAGCCCTCGCTCCCGGGCAAGCTGCAGCACTCCCCCGTAAAGGATGAAATCGCGTCCTGAGAGACTCCTGACGAACTTCTCCCGAAATTCGTGCGTCAGTTCCATTCTCCCCACCCCGCCTTCATCTCTACTGGCCTCGTTCTAGCTCATCCAGGGATATCTCGTTCTTCAGGGTAACGTACAGCTCTCCGTCGCTGGAAATGCTTGCGAGGAAGACATCACTTAGGTCATGAACATCCTTCTGCTCCAGCCTGTCTTTGAGCTGCTTCACGGTGAGATCCACCATCTTCAGGTAGTGATACTGAATCCTGCCATCGGCGACCAGGGGATATGCCGGCCCCTCGTAGTCAGTCGCCATGGATAGATCCTCCGGAGTCACTGGCCTCTTCTGCGACTTCAGCAGAACGGACAGCCTCCCGGATGGCTCAAGGAAAGCGGACTCCACGTCAGCCACATCGAACACGTCTTTGTCGCGGAGCTGAGTCATGAGGTCGTTGATATTATACCGGAGCTT includes:
- a CDS encoding DUF421 domain-containing protein, coding for MLHAIVRSLVVYFFVLVAMRFMGKREIGNLSPFDLVVAIMIAELGAIPLQNHDIPLGHGLVPIGILAAVEVLVAATCLKCPGIRKIVIGEPTVIVEDGKLMEGNMRKLRYNINDLMTQLRDKDVFDVADVESAFLEPSGRLSVLLKSQKRPVTPEDLSMATDYEGPAYPLVADGRIQYHYLKMVDLTVKQLKDRLEQKDVHDLSDVFLASISSDGELYVTLKNEISLDELERGQ